The following proteins are encoded in a genomic region of Neisseria perflava:
- a CDS encoding SEL1-like repeat protein: protein MKNWLRRIAVALFGFGQMANASDIPNFAETEQEAKQGNAASQFNLGLMYYLGKGATKDYKQAEHWFRRAAEQGDVEAQSNLGGLYYKGQGVAQDYEQAKYWFQKAAAQGFAKAQYDLGTIYFFGKGIEQDYDQAAQWYEKAAEQGYLDAQYNLAIMYDNGLGVGKAPEKAFQWYRKAAEQGDNQAQYTVATRYMHGLGVQKDFKQAVLWLHRAADQENIKAQSDLGVAYHNGFGVRQDDKQALYWYRKAAEQGNSEAQYNLGVMYHYGQGVPQNQSVAKEWFSKACHNGSQQGCDAYQKLDQTGY, encoded by the coding sequence ATGAAAAATTGGTTAAGAAGAATAGCAGTTGCTTTGTTTGGATTCGGACAGATGGCTAATGCAAGTGATATCCCAAATTTTGCAGAAACAGAGCAAGAAGCCAAACAAGGGAATGCTGCATCCCAATTTAATTTAGGTTTGATGTATTACTTGGGGAAAGGGGCTACCAAAGATTATAAACAGGCAGAACATTGGTTCCGTAGAGCGGCAGAACAGGGGGATGTTGAAGCGCAGAGCAATCTAGGGGGATTATATTATAAGGGACAAGGTGTTGCTCAAGATTATGAGCAAGCCAAATATTGGTTTCAAAAAGCTGCTGCACAAGGCTTTGCTAAAGCTCAGTATGATTTAGGAACAATCTATTTTTTTGGTAAAGGCATTGAACAAGATTATGATCAAGCAGCTCAATGGTATGAAAAGGCGGCAGAACAAGGGTATCTTGATGCCCAATACAATTTAGCCATTATGTATGATAACGGATTAGGTGTCGGTAAAGCTCCTGAGAAGGCGTTCCAATGGTATCGAAAGGCGGCGGAGCAGGGAGATAATCAAGCACAATATACTGTGGCTACAAGGTATATGCATGGTTTAGGCGTGCAAAAAGATTTTAAACAGGCGGTGCTATGGCTACATCGTGCAGCAGATCAAGAAAATATCAAAGCTCAATCAGATCTTGGCGTGGCTTATCATAATGGATTCGGTGTTCGTCAAGATGATAAGCAGGCCTTATATTGGTATCGTAAAGCAGCGGAGCAAGGAAATTCTGAGGCCCAATATAATTTAGGTGTTATGTATCATTACGGACAAGGTGTTCCTCAAAATCAATCTGTTGCTAAAGAATGGTTTAGCAAGGCATGCCATAATGGATCGCAACAGGGCTGTGATGCTTATCAAAAATTGGATCAGACAGGGTATTGA
- a CDS encoding SEL1-like repeat protein translates to MNKLLKKMMVALLVFGIGQTVYAEEVPDVQKILWVAEQGYVPAQYILGVMYADGQGVRQDYAEAVKWYRKAAKQGDTRAQSNLGLMYVNGKGVRQDYAEAVRWFRKAAEQGDAAAQSNLGVMYVNGQGVHQDYAEAAKWFHKAAEQGSAEAQLNLGVMYANGQGMIQDYVEAAKWYRKAAEQGDAQAQYNLGVMYTDGQGVRQDYVEAVKWYRKATKQGDVKAQYNLGVMYANGQGVRQNYVQAVKWIEKAAMQGHVKAQYNVGAMYANGQGVRQNLRVAKAWLGMACNNGNRLGCDGYRRLESDY, encoded by the coding sequence ATGAATAAATTATTAAAAAAAATGATGGTAGCCTTGCTGGTTTTCGGTATAGGACAAACAGTGTATGCGGAAGAGGTTCCTGATGTTCAGAAAATTTTGTGGGTGGCGGAACAAGGTTATGTTCCTGCTCAATATATTTTGGGTGTAATGTATGCTGATGGACAAGGCGTGCGTCAAGACTATGCTGAAGCGGTCAAGTGGTATCGTAAAGCAGCGAAACAGGGAGATACCCGAGCACAATCTAATTTGGGGTTGATGTATGTCAACGGAAAAGGTGTGCGCCAGGATTATGCAGAGGCAGTGCGGTGGTTTCGCAAGGCAGCAGAACAAGGGGATGCAGCTGCCCAATCCAATTTGGGTGTAATGTATGTCAACGGACAAGGCGTACATCAAGACTATGCTGAAGCGGCGAAATGGTTCCATAAAGCAGCGGAACAAGGAAGTGCTGAAGCCCAACTTAATTTAGGTGTGATGTATGCTAATGGGCAAGGTATGATCCAAGACTATGTCGAAGCGGCAAAATGGTATAGAAAAGCGGCAGAACAGGGTGATGCTCAAGCCCAATATAATTTAGGTGTGATGTATACCGACGGACAAGGTGTACGCCAAGACTATGTCGAAGCGGTTAAATGGTATCGTAAAGCTACAAAGCAGGGTGATGTCAAAGCCCAATATAATTTAGGTGTGATGTATGCCAATGGACAAGGAGTCCGTCAAAACTATGTGCAGGCAGTGAAGTGGATTGAAAAGGCAGCAATGCAAGGTCATGTCAAAGCCCAATATAATGTGGGTGCGATGTATGCTAATGGACAAGGTGTCCGCCAAAACCTAAGAGTTGCCAAAGCGTGGCTCGGTATGGCATGTAATAACGGTAATCGGCTAGGATGTGACGGTTACCGTCGTTTAGAATCGGATTATTGA
- the murD gene encoding UDP-N-acetylmuramoyl-L-alanine--D-glutamate ligase → MTFQNKKILVAGLGGTGISMIAYLRKNGAEVAAYDAELKAERVSQIGKMFDGLVFYTGRLKDALDNGFDILALSPGISERQPDIEAFKQNGGRVLGDIELLADIVNRRGDKVIAITGSNGKTTVTSLVGYLCIKCGLDTVIAGNIGTPVLEAELQREGKKADVWVLELSSFQLENTESLRPTAATVLNISEDHLDRYDDLLDYAHTKDKIFRGDGVQVLNADDTFCRAMKRAGRDVKWFSLEHEADFWLERETGQLKQGNEDLIATQDILLQGLHNAANVMAAVALCEAIGLPREALLEHVKTFQGLPHRVEKIGEKNGVVFIDDSKGTNVGATAAAIAGLQNPLFVILGGMGKGQDFTPLRDALVGRAKGVFLIGVDAPQICRDLDGCGLNITDCATLEEAVQTAYAQAEAGDIVLLSPACASFDMFKGYAHRSEVFIEAFKAL, encoded by the coding sequence ATGACTTTTCAAAATAAAAAAATCCTCGTCGCCGGGCTTGGTGGCACGGGTATTTCCATGATTGCCTATCTGCGCAAAAACGGCGCAGAGGTTGCTGCGTATGATGCGGAGCTGAAAGCCGAGCGCGTGTCGCAAATTGGTAAGATGTTTGACGGGCTGGTGTTTTACACAGGCCGTCTGAAAGATGCGTTGGATAATGGTTTCGATATTCTTGCGCTCAGTCCCGGCATCAGCGAGCGGCAGCCGGATATTGAGGCGTTCAAGCAAAACGGCGGACGCGTGTTGGGCGACATCGAATTGCTGGCGGACATTGTGAACCGTCGCGGCGACAAGGTGATTGCAATTACCGGCAGCAACGGCAAAACCACGGTAACGAGCTTGGTCGGCTATCTCTGCATCAAGTGCGGGCTGGATACTGTCATCGCGGGCAATATCGGCACGCCGGTTTTGGAAGCGGAATTGCAGCGCGAAGGCAAAAAGGCGGACGTGTGGGTGTTGGAGCTTTCCAGCTTCCAACTGGAAAACACCGAAAGCCTGCGCCCAACTGCGGCGACGGTGCTGAACATCTCCGAAGACCATCTCGACCGCTACGACGACTTGCTTGACTATGCGCATACCAAGGACAAGATTTTCCGTGGCGATGGCGTGCAGGTTTTGAATGCAGACGATACGTTCTGTCGTGCCATGAAGCGCGCCGGGCGCGATGTGAAATGGTTTTCGTTGGAGCACGAAGCCGATTTTTGGTTGGAACGCGAGACAGGCCAACTGAAACAAGGCAATGAAGATTTGATTGCCACGCAAGACATCCTGCTGCAAGGCTTGCACAACGCCGCCAACGTTATGGCTGCCGTCGCTTTGTGTGAGGCTATCGGTTTGCCGCGCGAGGCATTGCTCGAACACGTCAAAACCTTCCAAGGCCTGCCGCACCGTGTGGAAAAAATCGGCGAGAAAAACGGCGTGGTATTTATTGACGACAGCAAAGGCACGAACGTCGGTGCGACTGCCGCTGCGATTGCCGGTTTGCAAAATCCGCTCTTCGTGATTTTGGGCGGCATGGGCAAAGGGCAGGACTTCACGCCCCTGCGCGACGCGCTTGTCGGCAGGGCAAAAGGCGTGTTCCTGATCGGTGTCGATGCGCCGCAAATCTGCCGCGATTTGGACGGCTGCGGTCTGAATATAACCGACTGCGCTACTTTGGAAGAAGCGGTTCAGACGGCATACGCTCAAGCCGAAGCGGGCGATATCGTGCTGCTCAGCCCCGCCTGCGCGAGCTTCGATATGTTCAAAGGCTATGCGCACCGTTCGGAAGTGTTTATCGAAGCGTTCAAAGCTTTGTAA
- the murC gene encoding UDP-N-acetylmuramate--L-alanine ligase — protein sequence MMKNRVTNIHFVGIGGVGMSGIAEVLHNLGFKVSGSDQARNAVTEHLSALGIQVYPGHTAEHVNGADVVVTSTAVKKDNPEVVAALEQQIPVIPRALMLAELMRFRDGIAIAGTHGKTTTTSLTASILGAAGLDPTFVIGGKLNAAGTNARLGKGEYIVAEADESDASFLYLTPIMSVVTNIDEDHMDTYGHSVEKLHQAFVDFIHRMPFYGKAFLCIDSEHVRAILPKISKPYATYGLDDTADIYATDIENVGAQMKFTVHVQMKGHEQEPFEVVLNMPGRHNVLNALAAIGVALEVGASVEAIQKGLLGFEGVGRRFQKYGDIKLPNGGTALLVDDYGHHPVEMAATLSAARGAYPEKRLVLAFQPHRYTRTRDLFEDFTKVLNTVDALVLTEVYAAGEEPIAAADSRALARAIRVLGKLEPIYCENVADLPQMLLNVLQDGDVVLNMGAGSINRVPSALVELSKQS from the coding sequence ATGATGAAAAATCGAGTGACCAACATCCATTTTGTCGGAATCGGCGGCGTCGGCATGAGCGGTATTGCCGAAGTTTTACACAATTTGGGCTTTAAAGTTTCCGGTTCGGATCAGGCGCGTAATGCCGTTACTGAGCATTTGAGCGCTCTCGGCATCCAAGTTTACCCAGGTCATACTGCCGAACACGTCAATGGCGCCGACGTGGTTGTTACCTCTACTGCCGTCAAAAAAGATAATCCTGAAGTTGTTGCCGCGTTGGAGCAGCAGATTCCCGTGATTCCGCGCGCGTTGATGTTGGCAGAATTGATGCGCTTCCGTGATGGTATCGCCATTGCCGGTACGCACGGTAAAACCACAACCACCAGCCTGACCGCTTCTATTCTCGGCGCGGCAGGACTTGACCCGACTTTCGTTATCGGCGGCAAGCTCAACGCCGCTGGTACCAACGCCCGTTTGGGTAAAGGCGAATACATTGTTGCCGAAGCCGACGAATCCGATGCTTCTTTCCTGTATCTGACGCCGATTATGTCCGTCGTGACCAATATCGACGAAGACCATATGGACACTTACGGTCACAGCGTTGAGAAACTGCATCAGGCGTTTGTCGATTTTATCCACCGTATGCCGTTCTACGGTAAAGCCTTTTTGTGTATCGACAGCGAACATGTCCGCGCGATTTTGCCGAAAATTAGCAAACCTTACGCCACTTACGGCTTGGACGATACTGCCGATATCTACGCAACCGATATTGAAAACGTTGGCGCGCAAATGAAATTTACCGTTCATGTTCAAATGAAAGGACATGAGCAAGAGCCGTTTGAAGTTGTTTTGAATATGCCCGGTCGCCACAACGTCCTCAATGCGCTGGCGGCTATCGGTGTTGCGCTGGAAGTTGGAGCATCAGTTGAAGCGATCCAAAAAGGCTTGCTCGGCTTTGAAGGTGTCGGCCGCCGCTTTCAAAAATATGGTGACATTAAATTGCCAAACGGCGGAACTGCTTTGCTGGTAGACGATTATGGCCACCATCCTGTCGAAATGGCGGCAACCCTTTCCGCTGCGCGCGGTGCATACCCTGAAAAACGCTTGGTCTTGGCTTTTCAACCGCACCGCTATACCCGTACACGCGATTTGTTTGAAGACTTTACCAAAGTCCTCAATACCGTTGATGCGCTGGTGTTGACCGAAGTTTATGCCGCAGGCGAAGAGCCGATTGCTGCAGCCGATTCCCGTGCCTTGGCGCGCGCCATCCGAGTATTGGGCAAACTTGAGCCTATTTACTGCGAAAACGTTGCTGACCTGCCGCAAATGCTGCTGAATGTTTTGCAAGATGGCGATGTTGTTCTGAATATGGGTGCCGGCAGCATCAACCGAGTTCCGTCTGCATTGGTGGAATTGTCCAAACAATCATAA
- a CDS encoding SEL1-like repeat protein yields the protein MNKLLKKIMRILLSLCLVQEVCADNVPDFQETLQAAKQGDAPAQYNLGLMYTQGQGVRQDYVEAVKWYRKAAEQGDAVAQYNLGLKYADGIGVRQDYVEAVKWYHKAAEQGLAGAQYNLGVAYEEGQGVRQDDAQAVQWFYKAAEQGDAYAQYNLGVMYDNGRGVRQDDAQAVHWYRKAAEQGLVGAQYNLGVMYAQGQGVRQDDKQAVHWYRKATEQGDVQAQYNLGWMYAQGQGVRQDDRQAVHWYRKAAEQGDAKAQLNLGVMYVQGQGVRQDDKQAVHWYRKAAEQGVAEAQYNLGLMYAKGQGVRQDDTQVVQWYRKAAEQGLAEAQYNLGLMYYHGRGIRQNHNLAKEWFGKACQNGLQQGCEGYRHLDGTEF from the coding sequence ATGAATAAATTATTAAAAAAAATAATGAGAATCCTATTATCTTTGTGCTTAGTGCAGGAGGTTTGTGCGGATAATGTGCCGGATTTTCAGGAAACGCTTCAAGCTGCAAAACAAGGGGATGCTCCTGCTCAATATAATTTGGGTCTGATGTACACTCAAGGACAAGGAGTCCGTCAAGACTATGTCGAAGCAGTCAAATGGTATCGTAAGGCAGCAGAACAAGGGGATGCCGTTGCCCAATATAATTTAGGTTTAAAATATGCTGATGGGATAGGAGTCCGTCAAGACTATGTCGAAGCAGTCAAATGGTATCACAAGGCGGCAGAACAAGGCTTAGCTGGTGCCCAATATAATTTGGGTGTGGCTTATGAAGAAGGACAAGGAGTCCGCCAAGATGATGCGCAAGCAGTGCAGTGGTTTTACAAGGCAGCAGAGCAAGGGGATGCTTATGCACAATATAATTTGGGCGTGATGTATGACAATGGGCGAGGCGTCCGTCAAGATGATGCACAGGCAGTGCATTGGTATCGCAAGGCGGCAGAACAAGGCTTAGTGGGTGCCCAATATAATTTGGGTGTGATGTATGCCCAAGGTCAAGGAGTCCGTCAAGATGATAAGCAGGCAGTGCATTGGTATCGTAAGGCGACAGAACAAGGAGATGTACAAGCTCAATATAATTTGGGTTGGATGTATGCCCAAGGACAAGGAGTTCGTCAAGATGATAGGCAGGCAGTGCATTGGTATCGCAAGGCAGCGGAACAAGGGGATGCAAAGGCTCAATTAAATTTGGGTGTGATGTATGTTCAAGGGCAAGGAGTCCGTCAAGATGATAAGCAGGCAGTACATTGGTATCGCAAGGCGGCAGAACAAGGGGTTGCCGAAGCTCAATATAATTTGGGTTTAATGTATGCCAAGGGGCAAGGAGTCCGTCAAGATGATACACAGGTAGTGCAGTGGTATCGCAAGGCGGCAGAACAAGGGCTTGCTGAAGCTCAATATAATTTGGGGTTAATGTATTATCACGGACGAGGCATTCGTCAAAATCATAATCTTGCCAAAGAGTGGTTTGGTAAGGCATGTCAGAATGGATTGCAGCAAGGCTGCGAGGGGTATCGCCACTTGGATGGTACAGAATTTTGA
- a CDS encoding L,D-transpeptidase family protein produces MKVGLKIGLAAVVLSAVAALVFWFAAPIRSMTTVTMPSEAPLPEDAVIDRLVVHKSKRTMSAYSQGRLLKTYPISLGKQPVGHKQFEGDGKTPEGKYRINERNPNSGYHKNLGVSYPNEADKAYAAAQGKSPGGLIKIHGMKNGWGFIGKKHLQKDWTNGCIAVTDEEVDELYRSVKHNAEIEILP; encoded by the coding sequence ATGAAAGTCGGGTTGAAAATCGGCTTGGCGGCAGTCGTGCTTTCGGCTGTCGCCGCTTTGGTGTTTTGGTTTGCCGCGCCGATTCGTTCCATGACAACCGTTACTATGCCAAGTGAAGCGCCGTTACCTGAAGATGCAGTTATCGACAGATTGGTCGTGCATAAAAGCAAGCGCACCATGTCGGCCTACTCGCAAGGCAGGCTGCTGAAAACCTATCCCATTTCGTTGGGCAAGCAACCGGTCGGGCATAAACAGTTTGAAGGCGACGGCAAAACGCCCGAAGGAAAATACCGCATCAATGAGCGTAATCCCAACAGCGGCTACCATAAAAACCTCGGCGTTTCCTATCCCAACGAAGCCGATAAAGCCTACGCAGCGGCACAAGGCAAAAGCCCGGGCGGGTTGATTAAAATCCACGGCATGAAAAACGGCTGGGGTTTTATTGGCAAAAAACACCTGCAAAAAGACTGGACCAATGGCTGCATCGCGGTAACGGACGAAGAAGTCGACGAACTCTACCGCAGTGTAAAACACAACGCGGAAATTGAGATTCTGCCGTAA
- the murG gene encoding undecaprenyldiphospho-muramoylpentapeptide beta-N-acetylglucosaminyltransferase, whose translation MSGKTFMLMAGGTGGHIFPALAVAESLQKRGHHVIWLGSQDSMEERIVPQYGIRLETLAIKGIRGNGIKRKLMLPFTLYKTVRAAQQIIKKHRVECVIGFGGFVTFPGGLAAKISGVPIVIHEQNAVAGLSNRQLSRWAKRVLYAFPKAFQHEGGLVGNPVRADIAALPVPEERFENRQGRLKVLVVGGSLGADVLNKTVPQALALLPEAARPQMYHQSGRNKLGNLQADYDALGVQAEYVEFITDMVSAYRDADLVICRAGALTIAELTAAGLGALLVPYPHAVDDHQTANARFMVQAEAGLLLPQTQLTAEKLAEILGGLNREKCLKWAKNARTLALPHSADDVAEIAISCTE comes from the coding sequence ATGAGCGGTAAAACTTTTATGCTGATGGCCGGCGGTACGGGCGGCCATATTTTCCCTGCATTGGCGGTTGCCGAGTCGCTGCAAAAGCGCGGCCATCATGTGATTTGGCTGGGCAGTCAGGATTCGATGGAAGAGCGTATCGTGCCGCAATACGGCATACGCTTGGAAACGCTGGCCATTAAAGGCATTCGTGGCAACGGCATCAAGCGCAAGCTGATGTTGCCGTTTACGCTGTATAAAACCGTCCGTGCGGCGCAACAGATTATTAAGAAACACCGTGTCGAGTGCGTTATCGGTTTTGGCGGTTTCGTTACTTTCCCCGGCGGCTTGGCAGCAAAAATTTCCGGGGTGCCGATTGTGATTCATGAGCAAAACGCCGTAGCCGGTTTGTCCAACCGTCAACTGTCGCGTTGGGCAAAACGTGTCCTGTACGCTTTCCCCAAAGCCTTCCAGCATGAAGGCGGATTGGTGGGTAATCCTGTCCGTGCCGATATTGCGGCATTGCCTGTTCCTGAAGAACGCTTTGAAAACCGTCAAGGCCGTCTGAAAGTTTTGGTGGTGGGCGGCAGTTTGGGTGCGGATGTGTTGAACAAAACCGTTCCGCAAGCTTTGGCATTATTGCCTGAGGCTGCCCGTCCGCAAATGTATCATCAGTCCGGCCGCAATAAATTGGGTAACCTGCAGGCGGATTATGATGCATTGGGTGTGCAAGCCGAGTACGTTGAATTTATTACCGATATGGTATCTGCCTACCGCGATGCCGATTTGGTGATTTGCCGTGCCGGCGCGCTGACGATTGCCGAGTTGACGGCTGCAGGTTTGGGTGCATTGCTGGTGCCATATCCGCACGCAGTGGACGATCATCAAACAGCCAATGCGCGCTTTATGGTGCAGGCCGAAGCTGGTTTGCTGCTGCCGCAAACCCAACTGACGGCAGAAAAACTGGCCGAAATCCTCGGCGGATTAAACCGTGAAAAATGCCTGAAGTGGGCGAAAAATGCCCGTACCTTGGCGTTACCGCACAGTGCGGACGATGTGGCGGAAATTGCCATATCCTGCACTGAATAA
- a CDS encoding SEL1-like repeat protein — MKKIIMGVMACFGLGQAALAESIPDFKNMLRAAEQGDPEAQLSIGAMYANGQGISQDNRLAVQWFRKAAEQENAKAQFNLGVMYQLGQGVGQDYVQAAEWYRKAAEQGDTGAQNNLGMLYQNGQGINQDYAQAAKWFNKAADQENTAAQLNLGLLYANGQGVERDYAQALKWFRRAAEHGDAAGQYNLGLAYANGKGGRQDYTQAIEWYRKAAEQGNVDAQYNLGGMYASGKGVRQDYVQAIEWYRKAAEQGDMVAQLNVGVMYANGQGVEQDYVQAVKWYRKAAEQGNAKAQFNLGVVYATGQGDRQDYVQAAQWYHKAAEQGLADAQYNLGEMYYYGRGIRQNHTLAKEWFGKACQNGLQQGCEAYRHLDGAEF, encoded by the coding sequence ATGAAAAAAATAATAATGGGCGTGATGGCTTGCTTTGGGTTAGGGCAGGCAGCTTTAGCTGAAAGTATTCCGGATTTTAAGAATATGTTGAGAGCTGCGGAGCAAGGAGATCCAGAAGCTCAATTAAGTATTGGAGCAATGTATGCGAATGGACAGGGTATTAGTCAAGACAACAGGCTAGCAGTGCAGTGGTTTCGTAAGGCAGCAGAGCAAGAGAATGCTAAAGCTCAATTTAACTTGGGTGTAATGTATCAGCTAGGGCAAGGTGTTGGTCAAGATTATGTACAGGCGGCAGAATGGTATCGTAAGGCTGCCGAACAGGGTGATACTGGAGCCCAAAATAATTTGGGTATGCTGTATCAGAATGGGCAAGGTATTAATCAAGACTATGCTCAAGCTGCAAAATGGTTTAATAAGGCTGCAGATCAGGAAAACACAGCTGCTCAGTTAAATCTAGGTTTGCTGTATGCTAATGGGCAAGGTGTCGAGCGAGACTATGCACAGGCGTTAAAATGGTTTCGTAGAGCTGCAGAACATGGGGATGCGGCAGGTCAATATAATTTGGGTTTAGCATATGCAAATGGTAAAGGGGGACGTCAGGATTACACGCAGGCTATAGAATGGTATCGCAAGGCAGCAGAGCAAGGGAATGTAGATGCACAATATAATTTAGGTGGTATGTACGCTAGCGGAAAAGGTGTAAGACAAGATTATGTACAGGCGATTGAGTGGTACAGAAAGGCAGCAGAGCAAGGTGATATGGTTGCGCAATTAAATGTGGGTGTAATGTATGCTAATGGCCAAGGAGTTGAGCAAGACTACGTACAAGCTGTGAAGTGGTATCGCAAGGCGGCAGAACAAGGAAATGCCAAAGCTCAATTTAATTTGGGTGTAGTGTATGCCACTGGGCAAGGAGACCGTCAAGACTACGTACAAGCAGCACAGTGGTACCATAAGGCAGCAGAACAAGGCTTAGCTGATGCTCAATATAATTTGGGCGAGATGTATTATTACGGACGAGGCATTCGTCAAAATCATACTCTTGCCAAGGAATGGTTTGGTAAGGCATGTCAGAATGGATTGCAACAAGGCTGCGAGGCGTATCGTCACTTGGATGGTGCAGAATTTTGA
- a CDS encoding FtsW/RodA/SpoVE family cell cycle protein — MISLSKMLDRPIARDGRKFDVSLLWMVVLMTVFSLVMIYSASIVYAASEGDSQFSFVSKQAIFILFTVAICLPLFLLKMSFWRRIVPFYFAVSCLLLAVVLVVGREINGATRWIHIGPLNLQPTEFFKLATVLYLSSLFTRREEMLRGLDSLGWSSLFSGIGDLLSCPFKAEARVRVKERAIKFKTLLWPIVSIAISLILIMLQPDFGSFVVIVVITMGMLFLAGFPWKYFAVLVLTVLSGMGLLIWAAPYRMARVAAFLNPWSDPLGKGYQLTQSLMAIVRGGWFGEGLGASLGKRFYLPEPHTDFIFAVIGEEFGFVGMLVLVFCYGWLVWRAFSIGKQARDSGLMFSAYIANGIGIWIGIQSFFNIGVNIGILPTKGLTLPFMSYGGSAVFIMLVCVTLLLRIDYENRQKMRGYSVE; from the coding sequence ATGATTAGTCTTTCCAAAATGCTTGACCGGCCGATTGCGCGCGATGGTCGGAAGTTTGATGTTTCTCTCTTGTGGATGGTCGTCTTAATGACGGTCTTCAGCCTGGTAATGATTTATTCGGCTTCTATTGTGTATGCGGCATCGGAAGGGGACAGCCAGTTTTCTTTTGTGTCTAAGCAGGCAATCTTTATCCTGTTTACGGTGGCCATATGCTTGCCGCTTTTCCTGCTGAAGATGAGCTTCTGGCGGCGGATTGTTCCGTTTTATTTTGCTGTTTCGTGCTTGCTGTTGGCGGTGGTGCTGGTTGTCGGCCGTGAGATTAACGGCGCGACGCGCTGGATTCATATCGGACCGCTCAACCTGCAACCGACTGAATTTTTCAAATTGGCGACGGTCTTGTATTTGTCCAGCCTGTTTACGCGCCGTGAAGAAATGTTGCGTGGCTTGGATTCTTTAGGCTGGTCATCCCTATTTTCGGGTATCGGTGATTTGCTGTCCTGCCCGTTTAAGGCGGAGGCCAGGGTGCGGGTCAAGGAACGCGCCATCAAGTTCAAAACTCTGTTGTGGCCAATTGTGTCGATTGCCATCAGCTTGATTTTAATTATGTTGCAACCGGATTTTGGTTCGTTTGTCGTGATTGTCGTGATTACTATGGGCATGCTGTTTCTGGCAGGCTTCCCGTGGAAATATTTCGCCGTGCTGGTGTTGACGGTATTGAGCGGAATGGGGTTGCTGATTTGGGCTGCACCTTACCGTATGGCGCGTGTGGCGGCGTTTTTGAACCCATGGAGTGATCCTTTGGGCAAGGGTTATCAGTTGACGCAGTCTTTGATGGCTATTGTGCGCGGCGGCTGGTTTGGCGAGGGTCTGGGTGCGAGCCTGGGTAAACGCTTTTACCTGCCCGAGCCGCATACGGACTTTATTTTTGCCGTTATCGGTGAAGAATTCGGCTTTGTCGGGATGCTGGTTTTGGTGTTCTGCTACGGCTGGCTGGTGTGGCGCGCGTTTTCCATCGGCAAACAGGCACGTGATTCGGGCTTGATGTTCAGCGCGTACATCGCCAACGGCATCGGCATTTGGATTGGTATTCAAAGTTTCTTCAATATCGGTGTGAACATCGGTATCCTGCCTACTAAAGGTCTAACTTTGCCGTTTATGTCTTACGGCGGTTCGGCTGTCTTTATCATGCTGGTGTGCGTTACTTTGTTATTGCGCATTGATTATGAAAACCGCCAAAAAATGCGCGGTTATTCGGTGGAGTAA
- a CDS encoding tetratricopeptide repeat protein, with the protein MNKLLKKIMVALLSLGLAQAVWADNVPDFKETLQAAEQGNAQAQFNLGLRYAKGQGVRQDYAQAVQWYRKAAEQGVAKAQYNLGLMYDQGQGVRQDDVQAVQWYRKAAEQGVAEAQYNLGVMYDNGQGVRQDYAQAVQWYRKAAEQGDAQAQYNLGVAYTNGQGVRQDLVQAEQWYRKAAEQGLANAQYNLGVAYANGQGVRQDLVQAVQWYRKAAEQGFAQAQYNFGVMYAKGEGVRQNYKIAKEWFGKACDNGLQQGCDAYRKLDQKGY; encoded by the coding sequence ATGAATAAATTATTAAAAAAAATAATGGTAGCCCTGCTGTCTTTAGGCTTAGCACAGGCTGTTTGGGCTGATAATGTGCCGGATTTTAAGGAAACGCTTCAAGCTGCAGAGCAAGGGAATGCTCAAGCTCAATTTAATTTGGGTCTGAGGTATGCAAAAGGGCAAGGAGTCCGTCAAGACTATGCACAGGCAGTGCAGTGGTATCGCAAGGCTGCGGAACAAGGGGTTGCAAAAGCCCAATATAATTTGGGTTTGATGTATGACCAAGGGCAAGGAGTCCGTCAAGATGATGTACAGGCGGTGCAGTGGTATCGCAAGGCAGCAGAACAAGGGGTTGCAGAAGCCCAATATAATTTGGGTGTGATGTACGACAATGGGCAAGGAGTCCGTCAGGACTATGCACAGGCAGTGCAGTGGTATCGCAAGGCGGCAGAACAAGGGGATGCTCAAGCCCAATATAATTTGGGTGTTGCGTATACCAACGGGCAAGGAGTCCGTCAAGACCTTGTACAGGCAGAGCAGTGGTATCGCAAGGCGGCAGAACAAGGATTGGCTAATGCTCAATATAATTTGGGTGTGGCGTATGCTAATGGGCAAGGAGTCCGTCAAGACCTTGTACAGGCGGTGCAGTGGTATCGCAAGGCGGCAGAACAAGGGTTTGCGCAAGCTCAATACAATTTTGGTGTGATGTATGCCAAAGGAGAAGGTGTTCGTCAGAACTATAAGATTGCCAAAGAGTGGTTTGGTAAGGCTTGTGATAACGGACTACAACAAGGTTGTGATGCTTATCGAAAATTGGATCAGAAAGGATATTGA